gttcgtTAGGTGCTTGTGCCGATATTAAATTTGATTAGTTAATGTTGTTGTCATCTTTCACGAGGTGAATTATCaagtgtatgtttttttttttttttgcatgatttGTGACTCTGTGCGTTCGATAATTGAGGAAGTTGTTCGATTACATTAATTACGTACAGCACTGCCAACTGGGTCTTTTAGCTAATGCTGAATTAGTTAATGTCAAGATGCATTCTATCCTAGGAAGGCATTTTCGAAAGCACAACCGTAAAAATGGTATTGAAAGCTTACTTGTGATGGCTAAAAGATACCCCTTATTTTATTTCATCCAATCTCGatatagaaaaagtaaagagaacTTTACATATCAATTAGGATGCCCTCTTTCCACCATCATTTTGACTAAGACACTCCTTTTTCTAGTTATTGTTTGTTCTTATATTAGACTAACCGATAAAACCGCTGCATAGATTATTATAGATTTCTATTTATGATGGCTATACGGCTTATCAAATTAATTGCCTATTTCTTATCAAATAATTcgagtaaaaaattatttcaaagttgGCAATTATATTCGATCTAtttatctagccaattttgaccttACAGGTGTTTTTCCGAAATAAATTTATGGAAATTAAAGTTAAACATTATtcattttgtgttttcttttgagttttttacATTTTAATCTGTATTGCAAGATGGTGGTTGAGAATCTTGTTACATTCTTCACTTTCAACCTAacatcaaattatttcaaaggaAAGTTTTAAGCATATTGTAAAGTTTTGATTCATTTGCCATGAGATTAAATGTATAATAGATTCTAATTACTTTCTCCATGGTAGGAGTTGGACAGCAagaagttccttttttttctcctttttgtgcTTATGTTTTGTTAATATGTAGACATGAtttaatctaaaaaatatttaacatttgATTACAACAAATTAACCTTTCAATATTTAGATCAATCTTTCTTTTATATTGGTGATCAAGATGGGCTAGACAATTATATTCAATTTTAATCTTCAACTTTGGAATATAGtctaaaaatatttgatgaaaaatagacaaataattGTGTGCTTAGACGCCGTCATATATACAAGATTCTAATATTCTATGTTgcttttgtgattaaaaatatgaaaccaTAAACTTAATTTAACAACTTTCACTTAGCAAAGTGGTAGCGTGGTGCTTGATAAGATGATAGCTTGTTGAGTAGAATGAACCATTTATATGGTGAAACAAATGAGAAAGATTACTTTAACCaaaacaaaatgagaaagattATAGAAATAAAGGTACTTTTTTGGTtagcttgattaaaaaaaaacaataaagggTATTTCGATCATTTAATTGAAAAGGGAGCGTCTTAACTAAAATGAGAGTGGAAATAGTGCCGTCCTATCATTAATCTTACACAAGCGATCTCATTTTATCTTTAAGGTATGTTTATTTGGGGGAAAAATTTCAtactaaaggaaaatattttttgggaaatcatttttcaggaaaatgattagtttcttttgtttggtgatatttGAGGAAAACGTTTTCTGGTGTTTGTATctcattttgaaaataattttaatctcatgactttatctcaattcaaaagaaaattcaaaactttaaatttattttatttttatttttgatattatttatcaatatattttttaatgttttttctcTCGGCGACGGCCGGCGATTAGcagagcaagaaagaaaaagaaaaaatttaaaaacataaaaaaattaaagtgaaaaaaaatgagatgagCATTTCCGGAAAGTCTTTTCaatctttagatttaggaattcacttttctaattttatgtaTAAAATTTTCGTTGACTACATTATTTTCGGAGAACTAAATGGGTGAAAGTTCGGAAAAGGCTCACGCTAGTATGATAGTATGATAgtcttgtcattatttttgaccccacgaattttcaattaatgaatgttttatgcaaaTGGATTTAAGATCGGAAATAATCGACAATCTTGACGGTGTCATGGAAGCATTTTCCTTCGAAAAACTAATTCCCCGaaacactttcactcaaacagaCAAACCTCATTTCGAGAATTATTCCAATCCACTCTCTTAAATCAATGGTGCATGAGGCCGCATCCTTAATTTTGTTGACCCCGGCGAAATATGTTACATTGTATACTTACTCATGTGGAAAGGCATAAAGGCGATAATTGCAGCCATTGCCTTCTACAAGTAAATCAAACCCTTCATCTCCTCCTTAACATTGATTTCTTTTCTGCTCCAATGTAAAGAATCGTTAATTGTATCATTAGCTACAATGGTGAAAATTCTTGTAAGGAAAATACCATCCCGAAACAGGAaaccaaaaggaagaaaacagcGAATCCAGGACCAGGATGTTGACATCCCGGATGGACAGCATGGGAAATGGTTTGAGGAAAAGCATGTTGGAGCCTTTTTTGAAATGTGGGGGTTGAATCATATTTGGGAGTTAGCCAGCGTGATTTTGTCTGTCTTTTCCCAATGATGCATCTTAAACCAGAGGTCTGCGAGGGAGCAGAGCTATGTCCACATTTGACTTCAGACGCATCCCCGGGAAGGAGTGTGCTCCTTCTCTTACTTCCCATTCTTCACGCAGCAAACTGTATGGAAACTGGTAGTTGGAGAGAGACGGTCTTTTGGCCTTGTCATTCTATCTTTGTCCTGATGCACTTGTTTCCCTTTGGAAGGGTAGATAGATTCACCCACTGACCCTTCAAACTTcaaagcgctctctctctctctctagcgaaCACCTAACCCTCCGTGCTTTTTATACTCTCTTACACACTCTCTCCACCTCCATCTCAACACTCACTCCCACAACCTCAACTGTCTTCAacatctatctctctctctctctctctctctctctctctctctctcacagtgTCTCTGTGTGTGAGTTTCCCAATAACTAGAAAACATTTCACAAACACCCACTTTTTTCACCAAGTTAAAaaacctccctctctctctctctctctctctctctcaattatgGCACCAAAAAGTGAGGGTTCTGCTAAAAAGGTTATGAACAAAGGAGCATGGACAGCTGAGGAAGACAGGAAGCTTTCTGAGTACATTGAAGTTCATGGGGCCAAGAGGTGGAAGACTATTGCAGCCAAGTCAGGTTAACTGTCATCAGCAATTGATTAACTTGTAAACATCATTATGGAAAAAAGTTAACAAAGGGCTGCCATTCATTCATCAACTGCATTGGGATTCTTCTTATGGGTGCTGTGCTGAATTTGACACAGTTGATGACCCTCTTCTCTTGGTCTTCTTGCAGGCTTGAACAGGTGTGGGAAGAGCTGCAGGTTGAGATGGTTGAATTATCTGAGGCCTAACATCAAGAGGGGCAATATATCAGATGAAGAGGAGGACTTGATTCTTAGGCTTCATAAGCTTCTGGGAAACAGGTTGGTCTAAATATGGTGGATCTGATGTTCTTTTCCCCCTCTCTTTTCTGTTGTACCACTCCTATTATCTATTTCTCTAAAGCAATCTGCTAATGAGGAAACTATCTCATCCTTTTGTGTAGGTGGTCTTTGATTGCAGGGAGGATTCCAGGTAGAACTGATAACGAGATCAAGAACTACTGGAATTCtcatttgagcaaaaaaataaatcagaaaGAGAAACCGCGGAATAAAGCCATCCCTGCACCTCGAGAAGCTTCTCCGCCGACGCCGCGAGAAGTTGTCCGAGCAGATGAGGAGGGAGCCGACGTACCGATCGGGAACTTCTTGGACGTCGACTTTGACACCGACGAGTTCTTCGACTTCACGGCCGAAGGGTCCTACGGGCTGGAGTGGGTGAATAAATTTCTAGAGCTCGACGATGAGTTATCACTAAAGGAGAAGATGTGACCCATTCGAGAGGTTATATTTTCTTCCTTCGAAATGATGAGTTTCCTCCATGGTCATATGTACAGTTCTTGGATGAATGAATCATTTCTTCCTTAGTTCACTGAACTGGTGGTTACGGGGGACTTGTGATGGGATCTTAGCAGTGACCAAGgcattaattatttaaaaaaagggataattTCTTTGACCAACGACCAAACATTATTCAACCAAATCAAGTCTGATGTTAATTTCTTGGTCCGATTTTCAAACGCCCAATTGGTCAGAATTCCCACCAATAGGATACATTAAATATAAGGGCCTCTGTCCATGTCTTTGTTTACTGAGCTTCGGAAGATGAGGACTGCTGTAAATGCTGTCATTGCATCGCACCAAGATAatcgtttcttttgaaaattgcacCAAAGTCCTCAATTTTTAACGTAATTTACAATTAACTCCTGGATGCTTAAACCTTGTACGATCAAATGCGAAAACATTTTGAATatgatgcaatcaaattcttccggtaattattcaaataaattTGCCGACACGACACACCAGAATCTAAAGCGACGGGGCGTCGACGTGGCACTGATGTAGTGCCATATAaggtaaaatataaaataaaataaagtttgTGGAAAAATATGAAAGGCCAAGATTAAACCAAGTGGAAgcgaga
This sequence is a window from Rhodamnia argentea isolate NSW1041297 chromosome 3, ASM2092103v1, whole genome shotgun sequence. Protein-coding genes within it:
- the LOC115727288 gene encoding transcription factor MYB114-like, with the protein product MAPKSEGSAKKVMNKGAWTAEEDRKLSEYIEVHGAKRWKTIAAKSGLNRCGKSCRLRWLNYLRPNIKRGNISDEEEDLILRLHKLLGNRWSLIAGRIPGRTDNEIKNYWNSHLSKKINQKEKPRNKAIPAPREASPPTPREVVRADEEGADVPIGNFLDVDFDTDEFFDFTAEGSYGLEWVNKFLELDDELSLKEKM